Proteins found in one Nitrososphaera sp. genomic segment:
- a CDS encoding alcohol dehydrogenase — translation MKSARILQTKQPLEIMDVGTPSPRGDQVLVSVQSAGVCHSDLHLWEGGYAGPQGVFMKVEDRGVKFPLTPGHEIAGTVKEVGDSVTGFKSGDKVLVYPWIGEGTCPACRIGEENICDSPRTIGIYRDGGYSEDVLVPSHKYLVKLQENMDLDAAASLACSGLTAYTAIKKADMLPGEMVVIVGAGGLGLMAVQLAKAVTNARIAVVDIDDKKLAEAKRLGADDLINSGAGDVVTSVKNLTSGLGAEAVIDFVNNTKTAPNSINMLRKRGRLVMVGLFGGSLELNLPLIPLRAFTLTGAYTGKFADLVELVALAGSGAIQSVVSKKFSLDQANEALEELKAGKIIGRAVINP, via the coding sequence ATGAAGTCCGCGAGAATACTGCAGACAAAACAGCCACTTGAGATAATGGACGTAGGTACACCCAGCCCCCGGGGAGACCAGGTTCTCGTTTCGGTGCAGAGCGCCGGTGTTTGCCACAGCGACCTTCACCTCTGGGAAGGAGGCTACGCTGGGCCGCAAGGCGTCTTTATGAAAGTCGAGGATAGAGGAGTCAAGTTTCCACTGACTCCGGGTCATGAAATCGCTGGGACCGTCAAGGAGGTCGGCGACTCTGTAACAGGCTTTAAGAGCGGCGACAAGGTCCTTGTATATCCATGGATAGGAGAAGGCACTTGTCCGGCCTGCAGAATTGGGGAGGAAAACATTTGCGACTCGCCGCGGACAATCGGCATTTACCGTGACGGAGGCTACTCCGAAGACGTCCTTGTTCCAAGCCACAAGTACCTTGTGAAACTTCAGGAGAACATGGATCTAGACGCTGCAGCATCGCTTGCCTGTTCTGGACTGACCGCCTATACCGCCATAAAAAAGGCAGACATGCTTCCCGGCGAGATGGTAGTTATCGTCGGGGCTGGCGGACTGGGACTGATGGCGGTGCAGCTGGCCAAAGCGGTAACCAACGCACGCATTGCTGTCGTTGACATTGATGACAAGAAACTAGCAGAAGCAAAAAGGCTGGGAGCGGATGATTTAATAAATTCAGGAGCCGGCGACGTGGTGACATCTGTAAAGAACCTAACTTCCGGTCTCGGCGCCGAGGCTGTAATAGATTTTGTAAACAACACAAAAACCGCTCCGAACTCAATAAACATGCTTCGCAAGCGAGGACGGCTGGTCATGGTCGGGCTGTTTGGAGGATCGCTTGAACTCAACCTGCCGCTGATACCGCTCAGGGCTTTCACTCTGACCGGCGCATATACAGGCAAGTTTGCAGACTTGGTAGAACTTGTCGCCCTTGCAGGCAGCGGCGCAATCCAGTCGGTCGTATCGAAAAAGTTCTCGCTCGATCAGGCAAATGAGGCCCTTGAAGAACTCAAGGCAGGCAAGATCATTGGTAGGGCTGTAATCAATCCCTAG
- a CDS encoding aspartate ammonia-lyase, whose amino-acid sequence MSFRVDRDSLGDVKVPADAYYGPFAARAMIQYKVTGQPAHQNLIKAFVMIKRSAALANRQVGSLDAQKANAIVRACDEILAGKFLDQFVVESINSGAGTAFNMNTNEVIANRGLELLGKKKGDYESLSPNDHVNMSQSSNDTFPTAMHVAILLNAVQVVSSLDKLIDSLERKAAEFSDAIKIGRTHLMDAIPVTLGDEFGEYAFSLRRARENILVAMKNLEPVALGGTAVGTGANAPEGYREIAIAKLSEISGLSLRPSENMFYSLQSKLDVASYSSSLRNLALELSKLANDLRLMASGPIAGMAEILIPAVHAGSSIMPGKVNPSLAECLNMVCFNIIGNDVSVAMAAQSGQFELNVMLPGMLKCILDSTDMLKNFLPIFAANMIDGLKANLDRLASYIDKSPILVTLLNSSIGYLKAAEIYKESLKTGKSVRELVLAQKLMSPEALESALSKDNILGRRPAKT is encoded by the coding sequence ATGTCTTTCCGCGTCGATAGAGATTCGCTTGGAGATGTCAAGGTTCCGGCAGACGCGTACTATGGCCCCTTTGCCGCCCGTGCAATGATCCAGTACAAAGTAACAGGACAGCCGGCACACCAGAACCTGATAAAGGCGTTTGTCATGATAAAGCGCTCAGCAGCTCTTGCCAACAGACAGGTCGGATCCCTGGACGCGCAGAAAGCTAACGCGATTGTCAGGGCATGCGACGAGATTCTTGCTGGCAAGTTTCTCGACCAGTTCGTAGTCGAGTCGATAAATTCAGGCGCGGGCACAGCGTTTAACATGAATACAAATGAGGTCATCGCAAACCGCGGGCTGGAACTTTTGGGCAAGAAGAAAGGGGATTACGAAAGCCTGAGCCCGAACGATCACGTGAACATGTCGCAGTCAAGCAACGACACGTTTCCCACAGCGATGCATGTTGCAATTTTGCTAAACGCAGTGCAGGTCGTTTCATCGCTTGACAAACTCATAGATTCTCTTGAAAGAAAGGCTGCCGAGTTTTCCGACGCCATCAAGATAGGGAGGACTCACCTTATGGATGCGATACCCGTAACACTGGGCGACGAGTTCGGCGAGTATGCTTTCTCGCTGAGGAGAGCCCGGGAAAACATCCTTGTGGCCATGAAGAACCTTGAACCCGTTGCGCTAGGCGGAACGGCAGTGGGCACCGGAGCAAATGCCCCAGAAGGGTACCGCGAAATAGCCATAGCCAAGCTTTCCGAAATTTCCGGTCTCAGTCTTAGGCCTTCAGAGAACATGTTCTATTCGCTTCAGAGCAAACTGGATGTAGCCTCATATTCGTCGTCGCTCAGGAATCTGGCCCTAGAGCTTTCAAAATTGGCCAACGATCTGCGCCTAATGGCGTCAGGGCCAATCGCGGGAATGGCAGAAATCCTGATTCCGGCCGTGCATGCGGGCTCGTCAATTATGCCCGGCAAGGTAAATCCGTCGCTTGCAGAGTGTCTCAACATGGTGTGCTTTAACATAATAGGCAACGACGTTTCGGTCGCGATGGCGGCTCAGTCCGGCCAGTTTGAATTAAACGTGATGCTCCCCGGCATGCTCAAATGTATTCTGGACTCGACTGACATGCTCAAGAATTTCCTGCCGATTTTTGCCGCCAACATGATAGACGGGCTCAAGGCAAACCTGGACAGGTTGGCGTCGTACATTGACAAGAGCCCGATTCTCGTGACGTTACTAAATTCAAGCATAGGATATCTCAAGGCCGCCGAGATTTACAAAGAATCGCTCAAGACAGGAAAGAGCGTACGGGAGCTGGTACTTGCGCAAAAGCTGATGTCCCCCGAGGCGCTCGAAAGTGCACTTTCCAAGGACAACATACTGGGGCGAAGGCCGGCCAAGACATAA
- a CDS encoding DNA polymerase domain-containing protein encodes METGTVSGWLFDAHTAGDRMVFWIKQKDGRVARVEDSWTHSIYVATDQDNASGLGLVTQDPDICRLIKSYRIVTKRERITDNKTSAVLELALRDSRQAVKLARLVEKLGRFGRYRLYNVDLLPAQCYFYQHDLFPLANCTVSQSAEGETARLKWQVHDSVWETSYRLPNFNSIRLEVAIKKQGKLPKFTDPLDCITIKKLTSGNSGRVAATITLRVRGTPDGEAGVIRGLADTVSSIDPDFIFTSDGDSFVLPYLIYRAEQNGMSLSLNREKGASLRRPNKKGVSYFSYGRIYFKPSAIKLLGRVHCDSENSFVWNESGMQGLYELARICRMPLHTAFRASIGKCLSSLQFYHATKRGMLVPWKPYIIEHPKSLAELMVADRGGMVFDPEVGVHEKVAEFDFVSLYPNIMRKCNISAETVRCRCCRQSPEHNRVPELGCNICRMIGIVPTALKIVIRKRSQYKALMRRCNKNAADHFAAEKKAFDARQNALKWINVTSFGYLGFNNAKFGRIDSHQAVCAYDRKILKDALDVVYGRGFRFIHGIVDSLWLHKSDATIDEYLRLKEAIEKTTGFEINFEGEYKWIVFVHSSGNEMLPVPNRYFGAFSEHNVKVRGIEARRHDTPEFLARFQAEIIDIVSRGRSAAEVRALMPEVKKAFAKYAEQLVQGNVPVEQLVFTKRLSKDWDRYAERNTVEHDAVMQLVREGRSLRAGEALSYIITQNRRQGRDHAGAEVRAVPVEFANGSTPYDAKRYVELLKKTCDSITGPFGIDIYDLDSCTLA; translated from the coding sequence TTGGAAACTGGCACGGTGTCAGGCTGGTTGTTTGACGCCCACACCGCCGGAGACAGAATGGTGTTTTGGATAAAGCAGAAAGACGGCCGCGTGGCAAGAGTAGAAGACTCGTGGACCCATTCAATTTATGTTGCGACAGACCAGGACAATGCCAGCGGGCTTGGACTGGTAACCCAAGATCCCGATATCTGCAGGCTGATCAAGTCGTACAGGATTGTAACAAAGCGGGAACGCATAACCGATAACAAGACATCGGCAGTGCTTGAACTCGCGCTGCGTGATTCAAGACAGGCAGTCAAACTTGCAAGGCTTGTCGAAAAACTCGGCCGCTTTGGAAGATACAGGCTGTACAACGTCGACCTATTGCCCGCCCAGTGCTATTTTTACCAGCACGACCTGTTCCCCCTTGCAAACTGCACTGTCAGTCAATCAGCAGAAGGCGAGACTGCCAGACTCAAATGGCAGGTTCATGACAGCGTTTGGGAAACAAGCTACAGGCTCCCCAATTTCAATTCAATCCGTCTTGAAGTGGCGATTAAAAAACAGGGCAAGCTTCCCAAGTTTACAGACCCCCTGGACTGCATCACAATCAAAAAACTGACAAGCGGAAATAGCGGGCGTGTGGCTGCAACGATTACTCTGCGAGTCAGAGGCACACCGGACGGGGAGGCTGGTGTCATCCGGGGGCTTGCAGATACAGTAAGCTCGATCGATCCGGACTTTATCTTTACATCTGACGGCGATTCTTTTGTGCTCCCGTATCTTATCTACAGGGCAGAGCAGAACGGTATGAGCCTATCCCTGAATAGAGAGAAAGGCGCCTCGCTGCGGAGGCCGAACAAAAAGGGCGTTTCCTATTTTAGTTACGGCAGGATTTACTTCAAGCCCTCCGCAATAAAGCTGCTTGGCAGGGTTCACTGCGATAGCGAGAACTCCTTTGTGTGGAACGAGTCAGGCATGCAGGGCCTGTACGAGCTGGCGCGGATTTGCAGGATGCCGCTCCATACGGCTTTCAGGGCATCCATAGGAAAGTGCCTGAGCAGCCTGCAGTTTTACCACGCCACAAAGAGAGGAATGCTGGTTCCTTGGAAGCCGTACATAATAGAGCATCCAAAAAGCCTTGCCGAATTAATGGTGGCAGACCGCGGCGGGATGGTTTTTGATCCAGAAGTAGGCGTGCACGAGAAGGTCGCCGAATTTGATTTTGTCTCCCTCTATCCAAACATAATGCGCAAGTGCAACATCTCGGCGGAGACTGTCAGATGCAGATGCTGCAGGCAATCGCCCGAACACAACAGGGTGCCGGAGCTTGGCTGCAATATTTGCAGGATGATAGGCATCGTCCCTACGGCGCTCAAGATCGTGATAAGAAAACGATCCCAGTACAAAGCGCTGATGAGGCGCTGCAACAAGAACGCAGCGGATCATTTTGCAGCAGAAAAAAAGGCATTTGATGCGCGGCAGAACGCACTGAAATGGATAAACGTAACAAGCTTTGGATATCTTGGATTTAACAATGCTAAATTCGGCAGGATAGACTCGCACCAGGCCGTATGCGCCTATGACCGAAAGATACTGAAAGATGCGCTGGATGTTGTGTATGGGAGAGGGTTCCGCTTCATACACGGAATCGTAGATTCGCTATGGCTTCACAAGTCAGACGCCACCATAGACGAATATCTGCGGCTAAAGGAAGCGATAGAAAAGACCACGGGCTTTGAAATCAACTTCGAGGGAGAATACAAGTGGATTGTTTTTGTGCATTCGAGCGGAAACGAAATGCTTCCCGTGCCCAACAGGTATTTTGGAGCATTTTCAGAGCATAACGTAAAAGTGCGGGGCATAGAGGCAAGAAGACACGACACTCCAGAGTTTCTGGCAAGATTTCAGGCCGAAATAATTGACATAGTCTCAAGAGGCCGTAGCGCTGCAGAGGTCAGGGCATTGATGCCGGAAGTAAAGAAAGCTTTTGCCAAGTACGCCGAGCAACTTGTGCAGGGAAATGTGCCTGTAGAACAACTCGTCTTTACAAAGCGTCTATCCAAAGACTGGGACAGGTATGCGGAGAGAAATACCGTTGAGCACGATGCTGTCATGCAACTTGTCCGGGAAGGAAGGTCACTGAGGGCAGGAGAGGCTCTGAGTTACATAATCACGCAAAACCGCAGGCAGGGCCGCGACCACGCCGGTGCAGAGGTACGAGCGGTGCCTGTGGAATTTGCAAATGGCAGCACACCCTATGATGCCAAGCGCTATGTAGAACTCTTGAAGAAGACCTGCGATTCTATCACTGGCCCGTTTGGAATCGACATTTACGATTTGGACAGCTGCACTCTGGCATAG
- a CDS encoding DUF1059 domain-containing protein — protein sequence MLNFKCRDVGFDCGFETKGITEDDILRACAVHAQEDHGMKPSDINEALKSKIRANIHQS from the coding sequence ATGCTCAACTTCAAGTGTCGGGATGTGGGATTTGATTGTGGCTTTGAAACAAAGGGCATAACCGAGGACGATATTTTGCGGGCCTGTGCGGTTCACGCGCAAGAGGATCACGGCATGAAGCCGTCGGACATTAATGAGGCATTGAAGAGCAAGATTCGCGCCAACATCCACCAGTCCTAG
- a CDS encoding TRAM domain-containing protein gives MGNNVASIYIRKTDTHDCVMSYGERRFGGGGSRYGGGGFGPKPVEAGKEYDVQITETSRKGDGIARVQGFVIFVKDGKVGQNTKVKVTNVGARFATAEIVQPSSTPQ, from the coding sequence ATGGGAAATAATGTCGCTAGCATTTATATTAGAAAGACGGATACGCATGACTGCGTTATGTCCTACGGTGAAAGACGTTTTGGCGGAGGCGGCAGCCGCTACGGCGGTGGTGGCTTCGGTCCAAAACCTGTTGAAGCAGGAAAAGAATACGACGTACAGATCACTGAGACGAGCCGAAAAGGTGACGGAATTGCCCGAGTCCAAGGATTCGTAATTTTTGTAAAGGATGGCAAGGTCGGACAGAATACAAAAGTAAAAGTCACTAATGTCGGTGCAAGATTCGCGACAGCTGAGATCGTACAACCATCATCAACACCACAGTAA
- a CDS encoding MBL fold metallo-hydrolase yields the protein MSRRFGLSSGTDSGNNLNSLEIEASKLKEMLDRGDDVFVLDVRTPEEYDAWRLSYDKQTQTPLIPIDQLFAMQKSLGDKIPKDKEVITLCAHGNRSMMAAQILSSLGYNVKSVRGGMAAWNQVYDIAEIPISGSDSVRVWQIRRVSKGCMSYLVASKDSNAAVVIDPSCNTEGILGLAESQNLKITHVLDTHMHADHVSGLTKLCSETGATGHLSSLEGYAPAGNLPFRLLSDGSRVELSPAGGSGSCYIAAVHSPGHTDGSMCFELNFDNKVLCLFTGDTLFVDAVGRPDLRDRTEEFAAKLYETYQSRIFGGRYPEDTVILPAHFDPSAVTLSHGKAISETLGGVRKNVPFLSKSKDEFVKSLTTSIPPRPLNYRIIIRINKELSPCDQFNTGDLEAGPNSCAVRM from the coding sequence ATGTCAAGAAGATTTGGTTTATCAAGCGGGACGGATTCTGGAAATAACCTGAATAGTCTTGAGATTGAAGCCTCCAAGCTCAAGGAAATGCTTGACAGAGGCGATGACGTCTTTGTCCTCGACGTCAGGACGCCGGAGGAATACGATGCATGGAGACTGTCGTACGACAAACAGACTCAGACGCCGCTGATTCCTATTGACCAGCTGTTTGCGATGCAAAAATCGCTTGGGGACAAGATCCCAAAGGACAAAGAAGTGATTACTCTCTGCGCTCACGGGAATCGTTCAATGATGGCGGCCCAGATCCTGTCGAGCCTTGGCTACAATGTCAAGAGCGTCAGAGGTGGCATGGCTGCATGGAACCAGGTTTACGATATTGCCGAGATTCCCATCTCCGGATCCGACTCGGTGAGAGTGTGGCAAATCAGGCGAGTTTCCAAAGGCTGCATGTCATATCTTGTAGCTTCGAAGGATAGCAATGCGGCGGTGGTCATTGATCCTTCGTGCAATACCGAGGGCATTCTGGGGCTGGCGGAAAGTCAGAACCTAAAGATAACTCACGTACTTGACACGCACATGCATGCCGACCATGTCTCGGGGTTAACCAAATTATGCTCAGAGACAGGAGCTACTGGTCATCTCAGTTCCCTTGAGGGCTATGCCCCGGCGGGAAACCTTCCTTTCCGACTCTTGAGTGATGGCTCCCGGGTGGAATTGTCGCCTGCTGGCGGAAGCGGGTCCTGCTACATTGCTGCGGTTCACAGTCCCGGCCACACAGACGGAAGCATGTGTTTTGAGCTGAATTTTGATAACAAGGTCCTGTGCCTTTTTACAGGCGACACCCTTTTTGTGGACGCTGTGGGAAGGCCTGACCTTCGCGACAGGACTGAGGAATTTGCAGCCAAACTATACGAAACGTATCAATCGCGAATTTTTGGCGGACGATATCCCGAAGATACGGTAATTCTGCCAGCGCACTTTGACCCGTCGGCGGTTACGTTGAGCCACGGAAAGGCAATATCAGAGACTCTCGGAGGTGTCAGAAAGAACGTGCCTTTTCTGTCCAAGAGCAAGGACGAGTTTGTCAAATCGCTAACGACAAGCATACCACCAAGGCCGCTCAACTACAGGATAATTATCAGGATTAACAAGGAGCTATCTCCCTGCGATCAGTTCAACACCGGGGATCTAGAAGCCGGGCCTAACTCTTGTGCCGTAAGGATGTAG
- a CDS encoding VOC family protein, with the protein MNRPSHFDISADDPKRAIKFYEGIFGWEFEKWDGPMEYWMIKTGPKKERGINGGLSKKGEGAMPNMNTIEVSSVDKVSKKIEAKGGKILMPKSAIPKVGWFATFQDPEGNVFGIMEEDKKAK; encoded by the coding sequence ATGAACCGACCTAGTCACTTTGACATATCAGCGGATGACCCAAAGCGGGCGATCAAGTTCTACGAGGGTATCTTTGGATGGGAATTCGAAAAGTGGGACGGGCCGATGGAATATTGGATGATAAAGACAGGGCCCAAAAAGGAGCGAGGGATAAACGGGGGTCTCTCCAAGAAAGGCGAGGGTGCAATGCCCAACATGAATACCATTGAGGTGTCGTCTGTAGACAAGGTCTCAAAAAAGATAGAGGCAAAAGGGGGCAAGATTTTGATGCCAAAGTCGGCTATTCCCAAGGTTGGATGGTTTGCGACCTTCCAGGATCCCGAAGGTAATGTTTTCGGAATAATGGAAGAGGACAAGAAGGCAAAGTAA
- a CDS encoding helix-turn-helix domain-containing protein, whose product MAPSGTSDTEQLNRANSLGSVEADGSEAGHGQLRRDSDLVTSMDDMRLRLEGELVSELKKLDLSANEARILLYLMSNGSSTASDIARHTRIQRTDTYHYISTLLSKGIVYSTFSKPQKYYSLPYDEVIDYLVQAKTSALREVAERKLDCKNKLDQIAKCATREASEDTYQVLSGENVILARASKMFSKPARTLTMFLSDRILAKFYHEGIIELADSVSRAGGEVRIKTSSNRSFADSEGDCDVMANLHLQTIIDPSPASFIIIDHEAVLFIIDKNSGGGREISGIYTNSEVMVSTLLYLFERIS is encoded by the coding sequence ATGGCACCATCAGGAACCTCGGATACAGAGCAATTGAACAGGGCTAACAGCCTGGGATCTGTCGAAGCTGATGGATCGGAAGCGGGCCACGGCCAGCTTAGACGGGATTCTGACTTGGTCACCTCAATGGACGATATGCGCCTGAGACTGGAGGGGGAGCTGGTATCTGAGCTCAAAAAGCTGGATCTGAGTGCCAACGAGGCAAGAATCCTTCTCTACCTGATGTCCAACGGCAGCAGTACCGCCAGTGATATTGCGAGGCATACCAGAATTCAGAGAACTGACACGTACCACTACATTTCTACGCTCCTCTCAAAAGGAATTGTATACTCGACTTTCTCAAAGCCTCAAAAGTACTATTCTCTTCCATACGATGAGGTGATTGACTATCTTGTTCAGGCAAAGACAAGCGCGCTGAGGGAAGTGGCGGAAAGAAAACTGGACTGCAAGAACAAACTCGATCAGATTGCAAAGTGTGCAACCAGGGAGGCTTCCGAGGACACGTACCAGGTGCTCTCGGGCGAAAACGTCATTCTTGCAAGGGCGTCAAAGATGTTCTCAAAACCCGCAAGGACCCTCACGATGTTTCTCAGCGACAGGATTCTAGCCAAGTTTTACCACGAAGGCATCATCGAGCTGGCCGACTCGGTTTCAAGAGCAGGTGGCGAGGTAAGGATAAAAACGTCCAGCAATAGATCATTTGCTGACAGCGAAGGCGACTGTGACGTAATGGCCAACCTTCACTTGCAAACGATAATCGACCCGTCCCCCGCAAGCTTTATCATCATCGACCATGAGGCGGTGCTTTTTATCATTGACAAGAACTCTGGAGGCGGCAGGGAAATCTCCGGAATTTATACAAACAGCGAGGTAATGGTCTCGACGCTCCTCTATCTGTTTGAAAGAATTTCTTAG
- a CDS encoding archaellin/type IV pilin N-terminal domain-containing protein, whose amino-acid sequence MENTVPYKKGNRNHRRGVIGIESAIVLIAFVIVAAALSFVVLNMGFSTTQKAKTTIGQGLDTSSSALEVGGTVSGHLNGTAAALDVITIPLKVASGSTSVDLQKNLTSVKYFTTKVNYDNIYKGTIQANTYSNIKDALDGAVTANLINVSPLASSTPGNPTNTTAFVYWTVNNNQNTVLDHTETAVLAIVFRAADRPAQLDQITAEVAPSVGPPMTVERTLPTLTNTYQDLT is encoded by the coding sequence ATGGAAAATACAGTTCCATACAAGAAAGGAAATCGAAACCACAGACGCGGTGTCATAGGGATCGAGTCGGCTATAGTACTGATTGCGTTCGTTATTGTAGCTGCCGCCCTCTCATTCGTCGTCTTGAACATGGGTTTCAGCACAACACAAAAAGCCAAGACTACAATCGGTCAGGGTCTTGATACCTCAAGCAGTGCACTTGAAGTCGGCGGAACGGTAAGCGGTCACCTAAACGGTACTGCAGCAGCTCTTGACGTAATCACCATTCCACTCAAGGTGGCTTCAGGCAGTACCAGCGTCGACCTACAAAAGAACCTCACTTCAGTCAAGTATTTCACAACTAAGGTCAACTACGACAACATCTACAAGGGCACTATACAGGCAAACACATACAGTAACATCAAAGACGCCTTGGACGGTGCAGTAACTGCTAACCTCATCAACGTGAGCCCGCTCGCCTCGTCTACTCCAGGCAACCCGACGAACACTACGGCATTCGTCTATTGGACCGTCAACAACAACCAGAACACAGTCCTTGATCACACCGAAACAGCCGTCCTAGCAATCGTATTCAGGGCAGCTGACAGGCCAGCACAGCTTGACCAAATAACAGCCGAAGTAGCACCGAGCGTTGGTCCACCGATGACCGTAGAAAGAACCCTACCCACGCTGACAAACACATACCAAGACCTGACGTAA
- a CDS encoding ATPase domain-containing protein yields the protein MTIVTVSTGNEEVDRQLGGGLPLPGLVLIEGDHGTGKSSMAAQFMKGILDSGRRVLFITTESSIREYIEKMKMITFDFRKSFIQNKLSILPVNVDGVVWAEALSAQLLPVIGTYMSINVKKYDVIVVDSLSALTMHASSNYIMDFFTKCKSFVSKGTAVILTMHPKALPEAVALRIRSTCDGYMRITPTSIAGRSVKVLEVVKLIGSSSQVSSQFSFDVDQSFGIKIVPLSMANA from the coding sequence ATGACGATAGTAACCGTCTCGACCGGCAACGAGGAAGTGGACAGGCAGCTCGGTGGAGGACTGCCCCTGCCCGGACTTGTTCTTATCGAAGGCGACCACGGCACCGGCAAGAGCTCAATGGCAGCGCAGTTCATGAAAGGCATTCTGGATTCTGGCAGGCGAGTGCTGTTTATCACAACGGAAAGCTCCATTCGCGAATACATCGAAAAAATGAAAATGATTACTTTTGATTTTCGAAAGTCGTTTATTCAGAACAAGCTTTCAATTCTGCCGGTAAACGTCGATGGCGTAGTTTGGGCAGAGGCCCTTTCCGCCCAGCTTTTGCCTGTGATCGGCACCTACATGAGCATCAACGTGAAAAAATACGACGTGATTGTTGTTGACTCACTTTCGGCGCTGACCATGCATGCGAGCTCGAACTACATAATGGATTTTTTCACGAAGTGCAAGAGCTTTGTGTCAAAAGGTACCGCCGTGATTCTGACAATGCATCCAAAGGCCCTGCCAGAGGCAGTCGCCCTCAGAATAAGGTCAACATGTGACGGCTACATGCGGATAACTCCGACCTCAATTGCAGGGCGAAGCGTCAAAGTGCTAGAGGTGGTAAAGCTCATTGGCTCCTCGTCGCAGGTCAGTTCGCAATTCAGCTTTGACGTCGACCAGTCGTTTGGAATAAAGATTGTGCCGCTTTCAATGGCAAACGCGTAG